From Ptychodera flava strain L36383 chromosome 9, AS_Pfla_20210202, whole genome shotgun sequence:
GCTCTACACTTTACCTGATAACATTTGCAATACCAGAAAATCGGTACTAGTTTCGCGATGCATATTGCCATCGCCTGTGGGGAAAATGCTTCGGCACCTCGTCTGAGACCCAACATCATTCAGCATGCGAATGCAACCAATCATGTAGgttgtatatttttcatatattttacaaaaaatataactAAGGGCCTGGATTCCCTGTGATTTGATCACAtggtttaaatttaaaaatctaATCCCAGAGGCTGTAATAGCTATTATTCAAATGGCCAAGAGGATACATATTTATAGATCCCTTGACAATGTAAAGCAAGATCCCGAAAGTCATGATCATCTAAGTTTGTAAATGTCTTGCCATTAACATTTGTGATTAAAAAAAACACGTACTAAGTAGTCATGTTGTACATTCAACAGGTTATGGTACGGCTGGTACTTCTTACGACACCGACACTCGTTCGTTCCCAGGCGTGCCGTACAACAATTCTGATTTCAACGACTGGCAATGCGACAGGGATATCCAAAACTACCAAGACGCCACTGAAGTGCGCAACTGCAGACTGGTCAGCCTATTGGATTTGGACCAGGGTAACAGCTGGGTCCGTAGTAAAATCGTCGACTATATGAACAATTTGATCGACATCGGCGTGGCCGGTTTCCGTGTGGATGCCTGTAAACACATGTGGCCCGGTGATCTGAAACCAATCTTTAACGGACTGAAAGATTTGCCTAGCGAGCATTTTGGTCCGGGGGCCCGTGCCTTCATCTACCAAGAAGTCATCGATCAGGGCGGTGAATCAATCAAGGCAACCGAATACACGGATATGGGCTACGTCACCGAATTCAAGTATGGCCTCGAGTTAGgaaattgtttccagggcaacAACCACCTGAAATGGCTTAGCAATTTCGGTGAGCCGTGGGGTCTACTGGCAAGTGGCAGCGCACTCGCATTTATTGATAACCATGACAACCAGCGCGGCCATGGTGGCGGTGGCCACATCCTCACACACAAGGAACCCAAGCAATACAAAATGGCCAATGCTTTCATGTTGGCCTGGCCTTACGGTGTTGCTAGAGTCATGAGTAGCTACTCATTTGACGACACCGACTCTGGCCCTCCTGCAAACAGCGACGGATCCACAAAAGACGTGGAGTGTTTCAACGGAGACTGGGTGTGCGAACATCGATGGAGACAAATATCAGAGATGGCGAATTTCCGTCGGCTCACAGCTGGTACCGCAGTGGAGAACTGGTGGGACAACGGCAGCAACCAAATCGCCTTCTCCCGTGGAAATGTTGGCTTTATTGCCATCAACGGAGACAGTTGGGATCTCTCCGCTACCATCTATACAGGTCTTCCCGCTGGCACGTACTGCAACTTGTATACATCCGACTACACTTCCAAAAGCTGCACCAATAAAGATGGCGGCATGACCACAGTCACTGTCAAAGGGGATGGCAACGCATACATCTCTATCCCAGCCAATGACAACCCAGTGCTCGCAATCCACACATCAGCCCTGATGTAGAGACGTCGACCGAAAATTGACCAATTGTCTAGATTACCTTTAAGTAGATGTAGAAAGCTTTACATTGCTTTACATTGTTATAGATGACCAAATATTAATTAACGAACTGTAATTTTGGCGAAtaggcaattttttttcagatagtTACTTCTCTCAAACTTAAAATTGTCATTTGGAGTCATTTCGATCAAACCGTTTACACAAACGTATTAAACGTTTGCAAGTGTTAACGAGAAGAAGAACATCACTACAATTAGCACAAATACATGTTTAAAAGTTTGTCTTAGCCCAATCTCGATAACCAGACAGGAAGATATATAGGTATGTGGATGTACGACCGACATCCTTGACATTGGCTGCGTCTCCACTTCTCTGAAATGTACCACTGTCGTAAGATAATTGCATGGTAATAAAAGATGTAAGAAATCTTCCGGGTTTCCCAGTTACTTTTGTACTTTTGCGTGAAGGAAAGTGAGATTTTTCAATCTATAACAGCATTTTGCTTGCCACAAGTAAACTTTCACATGGCTTTGGCGAGCCTCTTTTACCTTCTCACTCATGTTTAGAGGGACTGCAATAATCCCTATTGTTACGACACAAAAAGGCGGTGAAGCCAgcgattttctttaaaatagatttattaaAACTAATTACCAAATCTAGGGGTAAGTTAAAAACAGTTGTACAAAAATTACTGTGCTTAGGCCGAAAAATAAATGTTGCTGTTCCGATaatatggttttcaaaaatagggtaggtaggttggcagggatttttttccaaaatagtttttatttttaaatgtgcACTTTTCAGGagttcagggcgatcaaacactggccacaacatttccagaaaaacgtatcatacatataaaaggaataaaaacatgaaaaacgtCCTCgctcaagcaaaaatcaaatgccaggtaacgaacacgtgattttacaggtttctactttctttcttttttacctccgtgtttacgtagctctaaaatgtttagggtcggcaggcaaaaatagggtaggtcgggttatcgggacagcagttttttttctttggccttaTCTTAGCTTGGACGGCACAAAACTACGAAATTACAGTCTCCAGGGAGTTGAGTCCAGACAGACGCTGATGAGTGGGGAAGTGAGTCTTTCTCTGGCTGCAGGCTTGATGTGTAGATCTGAACCGTGCAGAGTTCGCAGAGCAAAATTGTCAGCATGGAGGTCTTGAAATGAATCCCAAAGTCTGGTGAAAAGCAGTGCCGTCatgtatttatattgaaaagaaCTATCCAGACAACACCAGAAAATTCTAGACTTTCCATTGATATGATGATTGCAGTTCTTAGGGGTTATTATAtcacacgaagtttgggcgataccgcgtcttgttcgagtgatgtgtccgtattctgacgagttgcgcagcaacgagtcaaaatgcggacgTACATATCACGAgataacatgttaaaatacgggttcacATCAGTACCGTCTCAAaaataggagaatggcaatacaggcatggcatgtatgataattatatataattaatCCCATGGTATATTTCTATGtctgacgtcatcgtatactcgtgtttttcgcggagccgcacaacttcacGCAGTTGTAGTACAGAGTGTCAGAAATAGTCCAGCTAGCATTGCAGAGCAATGCGCGGTTACAGTACTCCTTCGGCATTCCTTTATGGGAGCGTCCAGTGGTTAAGATCGGGgtgtaattacctaatttggtatgcctattatcatatacctacattcacgtgcctgtgtaaagctatgggagaaagcgccctcagaaccgtgcattttttttacgtatcacgccccggcccggtgcccaaatatgggcaatcgcgtgcatttctgaactatttcgattctggttactacgcgcgttgctatctgcaaacgttccattcgtacacaaagccagcgcgagattaggaaaacgtctgctcactCAGATCGtagtagactctccacagtcgctgtgccttgttttgtgcgcgcccacgatgggcctgcattcgaagactacgctgtgcagctgtgagcacgcgctgccagacacagcgactgtccgtttttgcaagggtatgaatattcataagggtagtgacctcaaaagaaacacctatctaactgggcggagagaatatatactagtagccggTAGACCTGTATAcgtggtatgtttttatttttcatttttcattttatttggctatgctacttgtcatttttgttttgattaacgggtgTGTAGAGTtttataaagtacccggatcaggcagaaatccgaccggtcgcttgcaagaacgtccagaccctgggattcgcgtcgcgtctctgaagggcgcgcgtgttccaacaggagagaacgcgaatcgcagggtctctgccagactaagatcgtagttgcgcgtggcgacagtggggCCGTgcaggtgacatcggcttttatttctaaattctagtgaaatcctgtgtataatagtgcgtgcctgttcagtaaaaattaccagaaactgacaacacgcttttgtcctccatacacctcgatttcagccttggtctctgttggtcacgtacagtacggatgttgctttgcgcgttctagaattctgcaggtaaacaaatgacgtcattatgtatgtcaatccgcgacgggaagcggtcatcgtatttctgaaaaacttacacaaatggcgatgaatctttgatatcgcacgcatttttatctcctaaacaatgttgaatattatgtaaactacatatttaccatttcataaggtatatgataaaacctttacggccctgatacggcttttgcggcccttggtcgtacggcgtacgggccctcgcacgctcgggcccttccgccgtacgacctcgggccgcaaaagccgtatcagggccgtaaagattaatttGGTATGCCGAAAATACCCACCGAAGCTACAAGAGCAGTAAAGGATTATTGCATGTCCCTCGTAAACAGCCCCGATGCAACTCAAACAAACTGTGATATCTtttattatcacatgaactgccccgtatctccacctgtgtgacgtacaccaacacagataagaaatccattttacccctgttgtacgtcatcaaccggaacttttttcctgcaatggtaccgttcatacatgcacacCGCGACATatcgacacagaccgatttgttgtgatcgatgccgtgctctcatggcattttacaaaaagttgacccgataaatccagatatggaaacatagaaggcgtgtccaacgaaatttcgagtcgctgaAGCTTTAGCTAtgcccaagaatcgaatgaggataccgtcgatcgttttaatggctcagtaacgtcacggctccagtcgtaaggctcaatgtggacgtcgtcgtacctggcgatcccggttggcgataaacccgaaagatacacctcaacgtaagttcaacttaaaaaatgagtaccgtataatcttcgggaaagcaaCATAGAaagcacaagcataaagtcattcgacgaaatcgataaatttccttcatcgcacaaattattccgttgtttctcgatcggaatcaaacctgcagcgtaaggctgtagtgaagacatatGCTGTCGAGCTGTAGTAAGCGCAGTGGAGCGTTGTAGAATCCAATATGTATATGTGAATTTGGCCTAAATAGTTATCATCATTCAAAATTCGAGAGCAGTTGGGTAATTTTGTAAGagtacaataatgacagaaatattaaatttgttaTCAACAATCACGATCatgaatttattaatttttacacTTCTGTTCTGACTAGGAACGCCTTCTGAAGCTGTGATGATGTCCAATCGATTCTGACCGCAGGGCAACGTTGGATTTACACTGTAATGGAGTCTAAGGCATTGTGCACTGCACACTTCTGATTTTCGTgcttgtttttgtctttttctgGTCTGTGTTAACTTACCAAAACTGCTGAAAACATTGTTCTTTAAatcttttgttttatatttccaATGTCCAAGACTTTACACAAACATTGGCAGGGTTACATTTTCTCATTTCAAATAACAAGTAGTGCATGATGGTGAGCCAAGGGTAAAAAGATTTAAAAATGTCGATGGTATAATCATAGAAAATTCGAAGCTGGCTTTCTTTTTCATTATTTGCCGAAATTTTACGTATAAATGTAGAATTATCCTACCGTCTACTGTTTGAGCGTATTTTTCCTTGAGTGAGTGTCGGTGTGTCTTTTTACACATGTACGTTGGTGACCACTGTGGCTCCATTGCCTTGGATCTGCCTCAGTTGATTTATTGTCTCGGTCTTGCGTTATACACCATTACACTTGACATTAGACGAGTGCATAACATTGTACctgtccattttgttttcaatgcatGACAAAGCCGCACTTCAGAttttttggagggggggggggcttttaatgaataattacaaaactgtgtttgataaaaaGCACCCGAGAGGTCCATATTCAGATTCAAAATATTAAGAAGAAAAGGTATCACACAAAGGCACTTAGATCATGAAAAAGTTAGTGAATGCACAAGGTAGAGAAGCTTATATCTTATTTGGAAGCCTTTCTGTACTTTTTATATTCTACGTTACTCAAAAAATGCTGACACGTAAGGATGTATTTTTTCAGACAATaaacggatatatatatatatatatatatatatatatatatatatatatatatatatatatatatatatatatatatatatatatgtatatatgtaaacgTACATTTTTATGTCGAgctttaaagtttgtgaaaaaCTCAATATGCTAAATGCATATTCAATAGTATATCGTAAATATTACTGCCATTGCGTACCTTTTCAGGTTCCGATGTTTTTGAAATGAGATTTTATTTTTAGATTGATACTACCATACCTGCATCTTTACGCCTCTGTAAGCTTCAGTTGGTACATCCAATTGAGTTTTCCTGTTAGCTAAAGCAGGCTTGTcctcaaagtttgacaattTCAGATCGAACTGTATATTATCAGGATAGACTGTAAAGTAAAGTAACGACCATCATGCAAAACGTTAGACAGTCTAAGAATAGGAAGATATAGTCAGCACTTGCGCGTTATTAGCGAAAAATTAATTCAGCTTTGTGAAAAGAATCGGAATGGAAACTGCATCGAAATTAGTGGCCCATTCGCATGTTTTGCGAATTTTGTCAATTATCTTTGAAAAGCACACCATGCAGGTTTGACACAGAATATGCACGATAATGCAAatacatgatgatgatggatttattttgcatgcatGCACTTCTAACTCCCAAAAAGGTCGCGCTTTTAAACATTTGCAAAGACACGTTGAAATACGTTGCTAAAAATCATACTAGTCGAAACCATCAGGGTGTGGCCCAGAATTGTTGAGGTATTTTTAAATTGAagaaccaatttgcattttaattaattttcgtTATTGAATTTGTGTAAATCTAAAACGACTTACATCTAAGTTTATTTATGTACATAATACCTTCACAATATCTAAATACCGGTCTCTTGCTACAGCGCTTGCGTACCATTTAATATGTACCTTCATGTTTGTGCTCGATTTTCCATTTTGAGAGATAGAAAATAGTTTTCGCGCAGATCATTCACATAGTTCATAAATTTTGGAAATCATTATTCTCTCGGGGTTTAGCATCAAATAACCCATCCAACACATATCACTGCGTGTTCGTTCCACCGTAAATTCTTTAATAATGAGTCGTGTATAAACTGTTGACATTATCCGTGATGGTTTGTATGTTTTATATCTATTGCAAGAGATTTTATCACTTTGCAAAACACGATGCTCAGTAACAACACAATTACATCAAGATTTCGGCGATTCTGTAGTCAGGCGTTGTCGAATCATTAACTCAATCGTCATTTCCTCCGAAATAAGTCGACCGTCCTGATGTAACATTACGTCCATCTAATGTGTTTTGGTGAATATGGATCGTTATGTGATATCAACCCGAAAATATTTAAATCGTCCTTTTTCACATTAACTTTATCTTCGAATTCCTTAACTGGAAAACTCCGAAGTTAACTTGGTATAAATGAAGTTCAAAGTCTTAATCTTCAACGCTGAATACTTTCTGTCGCTGGATGCAACATTCCTTTTGCTCAACAAGGCATAAACTATGGAGAAGATCTGCCACAATATTCAGTGTCTCTGTTGTCCCTATCATCGTCAAACTTTAATTCGTCGATTTTCCAGGTAGATAATCAGGTATTTATCTAAAGTTCAAATTGTAGCGTGCAGTCAATTAATAATCACGAAGTAGAGAGAGGACAGTCTACTCTTCCCCACTTTTCCTTAGGCAAACAGCATGCCATGTTTTGAATGGGACGTGAAGTGCCCGCGTAGCTATACTCTTAGCTAGAATTCCTTTGCCTTTACAGGAAATGCGATGTGACGTGTCACTGGTGGCAAGGTGAGCATTACAAAAAATAGACTTAATCACGTGGCAGTAtattatttatgtaaatttaaatatttttgactCATATTGACACTTTCCGTATGGTGAGTAGATGAATATGTGTGAAACCCTCCCCAATGGAATCCCCATGTGATTGTGTATAGAACAGAAGATGGAAGATAGTTTTAGAATTTGAGTCTTTGATTTAAAGTTATATGTTTGG
This genomic window contains:
- the LOC139139642 gene encoding alpha-amylase 2-like: MAVILSLVSLAMVHCAAAQWNTNMVDDRKVVVHLFEWKWNDIASECENYLSGAGYGAVQVSPPNEHREIWDPFRPWWERYQPVSYKLTSRSGNEDEFRSMIRRCNAVGVRIYVDVVINHMTGVGAGSGYGTAGTSYDTDTRSFPGVPYNNSDFNDWQCDRDIQNYQDATEVRNCRLVSLLDLDQGNSWVRSKIVDYMNNLIDIGVAGFRVDACKHMWPGDLKPIFNGLKDLPSEHFGPGARAFIYQEVIDQGGESIKATEYTDMGYVTEFKYGLELGNCFQGNNHLKWLSNFGEPWGLLASGSALAFIDNHDNQRGHGGGGHILTHKEPKQYKMANAFMLAWPYGVARVMSSYSFDDTDSGPPANSDGSTKDVECFNGDWVCEHRWRQISEMANFRRLTAGTAVENWWDNGSNQIAFSRGNVGFIAINGDSWDLSATIYTGLPAGTYCNLYTSDYTSKSCTNKDGGMTTVTVKGDGNAYISIPANDNPVLAIHTSALM